A single Streptomyces sp. 2114.4 DNA region contains:
- a CDS encoding type I polyketide synthase: MAPWPPLSGTPHSGRDLVVALSPFEEPDERIVVAAERAGALGLLDLGRDAGAAREALARLGRSRHGVRVPVGCPLTPAELPEGTDTVLLADPRAYGVDPQVYGADPQVYGAGPDAARGPDGADAGPDGAVPAPGRAVPGHDWAGGGRRRVWAEITTPEEAVAACAAGVTALVARGHESGGRVGELTTCVLLSRVLADPSVTVPVLAAGGIGPHTAAAAVAGGAAGVLLDSQLALTTEGTARLPRAVADAIRAMDGSETTLVAGHRVLTRPDLAAPAAAMTTAGDDAGSTGARTGPATRIATLLGARDLQTQLLPVGQDGAFAARLAARHRTTGGVVQAVRTALAEHLAAAARTRPLAPRPGARHLPVAQGPMTRVSDVPAFAAAVAAEGGLPFLALAVMDGEQVRRLLAETAGRLGERPWGVGLLGFAPPELRREQLAAVAEFVPEYALIAGGRPAQAAPLEAAGTRTYLHVPAPGLLERYLAEGARRFVFEGQECGGHIGPRASFPLWEEQVERLAAHARTHGGTAGDLDLLFAGGIHDARTAAMAAAAAAPLAGLGARIGVLMGTAYLFTQEAVSTGAVLPGFQDTALACDRTVLLRTAPGHATRCAETAYTEEFTAVERRLAAQDTDPRTRWEELERRNLGRLRLASKGLRHTDGGPPAPVGEREQRREGLYMLGQAATARDATTTVAALHTAVTEGATAQLTARAEQFGAPGGQQDGHRGGKAEPLDIAIVGMACCYPGAADTARFWSNIVSGVDSVTEVPAERWDTGTYHDPDPARAGERTPSRWGGFLPAVPFDALAHGIPPASLAAIEPVQLLALEAAAKALADAGYAERDFDRARTSVVFGAEAGTELAGAYGLRALHPAYLGDLPPALDAELPRLTEDSFPGVLANVIAGRIAGRLDLGGANCTVDAACASSLAALDLACRQLRDHDSDMALCGGADVHNGINDYLMFASVRALSPTGRCRPFDAAADGIALGEGVGALVLKRLADAERDGDRIYAVVKAVGTSSDGRSLGLTAPRPEGQRRALERAYRRAGISPAQVGLLEAHGTGTVVGDTAELGVLTDVFEAAGATPGSCTLGSVKSQIGHTKCAAGLAGLIKAARAVHAGVRPPTLHLTRPAADPGPFRFDTGSARPWPVPVARRFAGVSAFGFGGTNYHAVLAGYDGAPEPDHALTHWPAELFCFRGTDRPAAVRAMERLAARLADNDAAGRPWPLRDLAAETAAAQGPVQICLVADDLDDLAVKLAAARRFDAVEGVYPRRRDTDPGLVSFLFPGQGSQRPGMMGELFLAFPALRGLLEDADPKWAAAMFPPTAFTAERRAAQQAALTDTRVAQPALGLASAAAHRLLTTLGVRPDCAAGHSYGELTALWAAGAYDTATLLRLSACRGEAILGAAGNDPGAMAAVVAAPERVRELIHAAGVVVANHNAPEQSVISGPTDAVESAVAALCAAGLDARRLPVACAFHSPQLAAARDTFAAELSAVQVAVPAFPVWSGATARPYDREASAVRATLADQVAAPVRFVEQIEDMYAAGVRTFVEAGPGRVLTGLVGRILDGRPHTAVALDVPGEPGLARLPHVLARLAAAGVPIAPEALFHGRTETLPAVAPRRPGWLVDGHLVRTADGDCLPGGLRPARRVETGWGTREGAASGGTMASGGSTVSGGSTASVGSTASGSTTAFGSTTASGDGARQGAVLEYLRASRELIAAQRDVVLRYLGAEGESGETEEATERAAASFAAPVRTGTGDAASPVAGADAALGAADDAAGQAPGTAARRLSPPELLDAVREIIHTRTGYPHDMLDAGLDLEADLSVDSIKRVEIIGALADRIGLPQNADGAMESAVEQLSRVKTISGIVDWIAAAHHEDVPETATSPEPAATLAGAGPAVALAGVGSAPAAAPPEPADSLSGPSRSSRSSRSFRLSESTPPAPTHPSTLPKPPAGAAAEAVAASAPVPQRPTRYLVQVAPLGPPASRPAAEVVAGSDFTVVEDGQGVALALTALLESHGARVRTVPAERLAEATADGVGGLVDLSALRAGRGAVLPGQYAGLRTALTGGARWLLLATAAGGTFGQDDAEDAPDPLPGAGLRGFARTAALEYPGVLIRAVDIDPKDRPERIAAHLLAELCAPGEPVVVGRTNGTRTTLRTVPTPLPHDRPATGRPLLDAGSVVLLTGGARGITARTAQALARAHGCHLELLGRTPLDEIPEDPALTHAHDRIALRAALLAQGLRRPAQIEAAATRILARREITGTLAALEPHAASVRYHAADVTDAAAVRAVVDDIRDRHGRLDGVVHGAGTLEDKLLRDKDPASFDRVFAVKVDGARHLLEAAGDDTGFLVLFGSVAGVFGNRGQADYAAANDALDTLARAWSARTAGRVLAVDWGPWAADGGGMVTPELERAYARRGIPLLDPGAAADALLAELAHGTSPQVVLAAAGGEAAGDE, from the coding sequence GTGGCCCCCTGGCCCCCACTCTCCGGCACCCCCCACTCCGGCCGCGATCTCGTCGTTGCGCTCTCGCCCTTCGAGGAACCGGACGAACGGATCGTCGTGGCGGCCGAACGCGCCGGCGCGCTCGGCCTGCTGGACCTCGGCAGGGACGCCGGTGCCGCGCGCGAGGCGCTGGCCCGGCTCGGGCGATCACGCCACGGCGTGCGGGTACCGGTGGGGTGTCCGCTCACGCCCGCCGAGCTGCCCGAGGGGACCGACACCGTGCTGCTCGCCGATCCGCGGGCGTACGGCGTCGATCCGCAGGTGTACGGCGCCGATCCGCAGGTGTACGGCGCCGGCCCGGATGCGGCCCGGGGTCCGGACGGCGCGGATGCCGGTCCGGACGGTGCGGTACCGGCCCCGGGCCGCGCGGTCCCCGGCCACGACTGGGCCGGCGGTGGGCGGCGCCGCGTATGGGCCGAGATCACCACCCCCGAGGAGGCCGTGGCGGCGTGTGCCGCCGGCGTCACCGCGCTCGTCGCCCGGGGGCACGAGTCGGGCGGCCGGGTCGGCGAACTCACCACCTGCGTCCTGCTCTCCCGCGTCCTGGCCGACCCGTCCGTGACGGTCCCCGTGCTCGCCGCCGGGGGAATCGGCCCGCACACCGCCGCCGCGGCCGTCGCCGGCGGAGCGGCCGGGGTGCTGCTCGACTCCCAGCTCGCGCTCACCACCGAGGGAACGGCCCGGCTGCCCCGCGCGGTCGCCGACGCCATCCGGGCCATGGACGGCAGTGAGACCACGCTCGTCGCGGGCCACCGGGTCCTCACCCGCCCGGACCTCGCCGCCCCCGCGGCGGCCATGACCACCGCAGGGGACGACGCCGGGAGCACCGGGGCACGGACCGGCCCCGCCACCCGCATCGCCACCCTCCTCGGCGCCCGGGACCTGCAGACCCAGCTGCTCCCCGTCGGTCAGGACGGGGCGTTCGCCGCCCGGCTCGCCGCGCGGCACCGCACCACCGGCGGCGTCGTCCAGGCGGTACGGACCGCCCTCGCCGAGCACCTTGCCGCGGCGGCGCGCACCCGGCCGCTCGCGCCGCGCCCCGGGGCCCGCCATCTCCCCGTGGCCCAGGGGCCGATGACCCGGGTCAGCGATGTGCCCGCCTTCGCCGCCGCGGTCGCCGCCGAGGGCGGGCTGCCCTTTCTCGCCCTCGCCGTCATGGACGGGGAGCAGGTACGCCGGCTGCTCGCCGAGACCGCCGGGCGGCTGGGTGAGCGGCCCTGGGGCGTCGGCCTGCTGGGCTTCGCCCCGCCCGAGCTCCGGCGCGAACAGCTCGCCGCCGTGGCCGAGTTCGTCCCCGAGTACGCGCTGATCGCCGGCGGCCGGCCCGCCCAGGCCGCGCCGCTCGAAGCGGCCGGGACCCGGACCTACCTCCATGTCCCGGCCCCCGGCCTGCTGGAGCGCTACCTCGCCGAAGGCGCCCGGAGATTCGTCTTCGAGGGGCAGGAGTGCGGCGGTCACATCGGCCCCCGGGCCAGCTTCCCGCTGTGGGAGGAGCAGGTCGAGCGGCTGGCCGCCCACGCCCGGACGCACGGCGGGACCGCTGGGGACCTGGACCTGCTCTTCGCGGGCGGTATCCATGATGCCCGCACCGCCGCCATGGCGGCCGCCGCCGCGGCCCCGCTCGCCGGGCTCGGCGCCCGCATCGGGGTCCTGATGGGCACCGCCTACCTCTTCACCCAGGAGGCCGTGAGCACCGGCGCCGTCCTGCCCGGCTTCCAGGACACCGCCCTGGCCTGCGACCGGACCGTTCTGCTGCGGACCGCACCGGGCCATGCCACACGCTGCGCCGAGACCGCCTACACCGAGGAGTTCACGGCCGTCGAACGGCGCCTCGCCGCCCAGGACACGGACCCGCGCACCCGATGGGAGGAGCTGGAGCGGCGCAACCTCGGACGGCTGCGCCTGGCGAGCAAGGGCCTGCGCCATACGGACGGCGGGCCGCCCGCGCCGGTGGGGGAGCGGGAACAGCGCCGGGAGGGCCTGTACATGCTGGGCCAGGCCGCTACCGCCCGCGACGCCACCACCACCGTCGCCGCGCTGCACACCGCCGTGACCGAGGGGGCCACCGCGCAGCTCACGGCCCGTGCGGAGCAGTTCGGGGCGCCCGGCGGGCAACAGGACGGCCACCGGGGAGGGAAGGCGGAACCGCTGGACATCGCCATCGTCGGCATGGCGTGCTGCTATCCCGGCGCGGCCGACACCGCCCGTTTCTGGTCCAACATCGTCTCCGGCGTCGACTCCGTCACCGAGGTGCCCGCCGAGCGCTGGGACACCGGTACGTACCACGACCCGGACCCCGCGCGGGCGGGCGAACGTACCCCGTCGCGCTGGGGCGGCTTCCTGCCCGCCGTCCCCTTCGACGCCCTCGCCCACGGCATCCCACCGGCCTCCCTCGCCGCCATCGAGCCGGTGCAGCTGCTCGCTCTGGAAGCGGCCGCCAAGGCCCTGGCGGACGCCGGATACGCCGAGCGCGACTTCGACCGCGCCCGCACCAGCGTCGTCTTCGGCGCCGAGGCGGGCACCGAACTGGCCGGCGCCTACGGCCTGCGCGCACTCCACCCGGCCTACCTGGGCGATCTGCCGCCCGCACTCGACGCCGAACTGCCCCGCCTGACCGAGGACTCCTTCCCCGGCGTCCTCGCCAACGTCATCGCCGGACGCATCGCCGGCCGGCTCGACCTCGGCGGCGCCAACTGCACCGTGGACGCCGCCTGCGCCTCCTCGCTCGCCGCCCTCGACCTGGCCTGCCGCCAACTGCGCGACCACGACAGCGATATGGCGCTGTGCGGCGGCGCCGATGTGCACAACGGCATCAACGACTACCTGATGTTCGCCTCCGTGCGCGCCCTGTCGCCCACCGGCCGCTGCCGCCCCTTCGACGCGGCTGCCGACGGCATCGCGCTCGGCGAGGGCGTCGGTGCCCTGGTGCTCAAGCGGCTCGCCGACGCCGAACGCGACGGCGACCGGATCTACGCGGTGGTCAAGGCCGTCGGCACCTCCAGCGACGGGCGGTCCCTCGGGCTGACCGCACCCCGGCCCGAGGGCCAGCGGCGGGCCCTCGAACGCGCCTACCGGCGCGCCGGGATCAGCCCCGCGCAGGTCGGGCTCCTCGAAGCCCACGGCACCGGAACCGTCGTCGGCGACACGGCCGAACTCGGCGTCCTCACCGACGTGTTCGAGGCAGCGGGCGCCACCCCGGGCAGCTGCACCCTGGGCTCGGTCAAATCGCAGATCGGGCACACCAAATGCGCGGCCGGCCTGGCCGGACTCATCAAGGCCGCCCGCGCCGTGCACGCCGGCGTACGGCCCCCGACCCTGCATCTGACCCGGCCGGCCGCGGACCCCGGACCGTTCCGCTTCGACACCGGGAGCGCCCGGCCCTGGCCGGTCCCCGTGGCGCGGCGCTTCGCCGGGGTGAGCGCCTTCGGTTTCGGCGGCACCAACTACCATGCCGTGCTGGCCGGTTACGACGGTGCGCCCGAGCCCGACCACGCCCTGACCCACTGGCCCGCCGAACTCTTCTGCTTCCGGGGGACCGACCGCCCCGCCGCCGTGCGGGCCATGGAGCGTCTTGCCGCACGCCTGGCGGACAACGACGCCGCCGGACGGCCGTGGCCGCTGCGCGACCTGGCCGCCGAGACCGCGGCGGCGCAGGGGCCGGTCCAGATCTGCCTGGTGGCCGACGACCTCGATGACCTCGCCGTCAAGCTGGCGGCCGCCCGCCGGTTCGATGCCGTCGAGGGCGTGTATCCGCGCCGCCGGGACACCGACCCCGGTCTGGTCTCCTTCCTCTTTCCCGGTCAGGGAAGCCAACGTCCGGGAATGATGGGGGAGTTGTTCCTCGCCTTCCCCGCGCTGCGCGGCCTTCTGGAGGACGCCGACCCGAAGTGGGCCGCGGCCATGTTCCCGCCCACCGCGTTCACCGCCGAGCGCCGGGCCGCCCAGCAGGCCGCGCTCACCGACACCCGCGTCGCCCAGCCGGCGCTCGGTCTCGCCTCCGCCGCCGCGCACCGGCTGCTCACCACGCTCGGTGTGCGCCCCGACTGCGCGGCGGGCCACTCCTACGGCGAGCTGACCGCGCTGTGGGCCGCGGGCGCCTACGACACCGCGACCCTGCTGCGCCTCAGCGCCTGCCGCGGCGAGGCCATCCTCGGGGCCGCCGGAAACGACCCCGGGGCGATGGCCGCCGTGGTGGCCGCTCCGGAGCGCGTCAGGGAGCTGATCCACGCGGCCGGGGTCGTCGTCGCCAATCACAACGCGCCCGAGCAGAGCGTGATTTCCGGTCCCACGGATGCCGTGGAATCAGCGGTGGCGGCGCTGTGCGCGGCCGGCCTGGACGCGCGTCGTCTGCCGGTGGCCTGCGCCTTCCACAGCCCACAACTCGCCGCGGCGCGCGACACGTTCGCCGCCGAACTGTCCGCGGTGCAGGTGGCCGTACCCGCCTTCCCGGTCTGGTCCGGCGCCACCGCGCGGCCTTACGACCGGGAGGCGTCCGCGGTTCGCGCCACCCTTGCGGACCAGGTCGCCGCGCCCGTGCGCTTCGTGGAGCAGATCGAGGACATGTACGCCGCCGGGGTGCGCACCTTCGTGGAGGCCGGGCCCGGCCGGGTACTCACCGGTCTTGTCGGGCGCATCCTGGACGGCCGGCCGCACACGGCCGTGGCGTTGGACGTCCCGGGCGAGCCGGGACTGGCCCGGCTGCCGCACGTGCTGGCCCGGCTCGCAGCGGCCGGGGTCCCGATCGCCCCGGAAGCCCTGTTCCACGGGCGTACGGAGACGCTGCCCGCGGTTGCCCCGCGCCGCCCGGGATGGCTGGTCGACGGGCATCTGGTGCGCACCGCCGACGGTGACTGTCTGCCGGGCGGACTGCGCCCCGCGCGCCGCGTGGAAACGGGGTGGGGGACCAGGGAGGGGGCGGCATCCGGGGGCACCATGGCGTCCGGGGGCTCGACCGTGTCCGGGGGCTCGACCGCCTCGGTGGGCTCCACGGCATCCGGGAGCACCACGGCCTTCGGGAGCACCACGGCCTCCGGTGACGGTGCCCGGCAGGGTGCGGTGCTGGAGTATCTGCGGGCGTCGCGCGAGCTCATCGCGGCTCAACGGGATGTTGTGCTGCGGTATTTGGGGGCGGAGGGAGAGTCGGGAGAGACGGAAGAGGCCACTGAGCGGGCTGCCGCGTCGTTTGCCGCGCCCGTCCGGACCGGCACCGGGGACGCGGCCTCTCCCGTTGCCGGGGCCGACGCCGCTCTCGGGGCCGCCGACGACGCCGCGGGGCAGGCGCCCGGCACCGCGGCGCGGCGTCTGAGCCCGCCGGAACTCCTCGACGCCGTACGGGAGATCATTCACACCCGGACCGGCTATCCGCACGACATGCTCGACGCGGGGCTCGACCTGGAGGCCGACCTCTCGGTGGACTCCATCAAGCGCGTGGAGATCATCGGGGCGCTGGCCGACCGGATCGGACTGCCGCAGAACGCCGACGGAGCCATGGAATCGGCGGTGGAGCAGCTTTCCCGGGTCAAGACCATCAGCGGCATCGTCGACTGGATCGCCGCCGCCCACCACGAGGACGTGCCGGAGACGGCCACGTCACCCGAGCCCGCGGCGACCCTCGCGGGAGCCGGTCCCGCAGTGGCCCTCGCCGGGGTCGGCTCCGCACCGGCCGCTGCCCCGCCCGAGCCGGCCGACTCCTTGTCCGGACCATCCCGGTCATCCCGATCATCCCGGTCATTCCGGCTCTCCGAGTCCACGCCGCCCGCCCCCACGCACCCGTCCACCCTCCCGAAGCCGCCCGCCGGGGCCGCGGCCGAAGCCGTAGCCGCGAGCGCCCCCGTGCCCCAACGCCCCACGCGCTACCTGGTGCAGGTAGCGCCCCTCGGCCCGCCGGCGAGCCGGCCGGCCGCCGAGGTGGTGGCGGGCAGCGACTTCACCGTGGTGGAGGACGGCCAGGGCGTGGCGCTCGCCCTCACCGCCCTGCTGGAGAGCCATGGCGCACGGGTCCGTACCGTGCCCGCCGAGCGGCTGGCCGAGGCCACCGCCGACGGGGTGGGTGGACTGGTGGACCTCAGCGCCCTGCGGGCGGGCCGCGGCGCCGTACTGCCCGGACAGTACGCGGGGCTGCGCACCGCCCTGACCGGCGGCGCCCGGTGGCTGCTGCTGGCCACCGCGGCCGGCGGCACCTTCGGCCAGGACGACGCCGAGGACGCCCCCGACCCGCTGCCCGGCGCCGGACTGCGCGGCTTTGCCCGTACGGCCGCCCTCGAATACCCCGGCGTCCTGATCCGCGCCGTGGACATCGACCCGAAGGACCGCCCCGAACGCATCGCGGCCCACCTTCTCGCCGAACTCTGCGCCCCGGGCGAACCGGTCGTCGTCGGCCGCACCAACGGCACCCGTACCACCTTGCGCACCGTCCCCACACCGCTACCGCACGACCGGCCCGCCACCGGACGGCCGCTGCTCGACGCGGGCTCCGTGGTGCTGCTGACCGGTGGCGCGCGCGGCATCACGGCCCGTACGGCGCAGGCACTGGCCCGCGCCCACGGCTGCCACCTCGAACTCCTCGGGCGCACCCCCCTGGACGAGATCCCCGAGGACCCGGCGCTCACGCACGCCCACGACCGCATCGCGCTGCGCGCCGCCCTCCTCGCCCAAGGGCTGCGCAGACCCGCCCAGATCGAAGCGGCGGCCACCCGCATCCTGGCCCGCCGCGAGATCACCGGCACCCTCGCCGCCCTGGAACCGCACGCCGCTTCCGTGCGCTACCACGCGGCCGATGTCACCGACGCCGCCGCCGTACGCGCCGTGGTGGACGACATCCGGGACCGGCACGGCCGCCTCGACGGGGTCGTGCACGGCGCGGGCACCCTGGAGGACAAGCTGCTGCGGGACAAGGACCCGGCCTCCTTCGACCGGGTCTTCGCCGTCAAGGTCGACGGCGCCCGCCACCTCCTGGAGGCCGCCGGCGACGACACCGGCTTCCTGGTCCTCTTCGGCAGCGTCGCCGGGGTCTTCGGCAACCGTGGCCAGGCCGACTACGCCGCCGCCAACGACGCCCTGGACACCCTCGCCAGGGCCTGGTCGGCCCGTACGGCCGGGCGCGTCCTCGCCGTCGACTGGGGGCCCTGGGCGGCCGACGGCGGCGGCATGGTCACCCCGGAGCTGGAGCGCGCCTACGCCCGCCGGGGCATCCCGCTCCTGGACCCCGGGGCCGCGGCCGACGCCCTGCTGGCCGAACTGGCCCACGGCACCTCGCCCCAGGTCGTCCTGGCGGCGGCCGGCGGGGAGGCGGCGGGCGATGAGTGA
- a CDS encoding type I polyketide synthase, with protein sequence MSDTGARRTGPRPTDAAIVGMGALFPGAGDLAAYRRNLLAGRDCITEVPPGRWDPEVYYDPHAAEGPARSDRFYCRRGGFLDDLAAFDPTRFGIMPATVPGAEPDQLLALRVIADAIADAGGQERLPADRSRIGVILGRGGFMGVATARLDQRVRTAHQLAATLRQLAPELGESKITAVRNAFQEGLGPESPEASIGLVPSFTAARTANRLDFRGPAYTLDAACASSLLAVAQAVDLLAAGRCDSVVAGAVHHCHIATLWSVFTQLRALSPTQCIRPFDRRADGTLLSEGTGVVVLKRLADAERDGDRVYAVIRGAGVAGDGRASSLMNPRTEGQTRALQQAWSSAGLDPEHPAALGLLEAHGTGTPVGDAAELDTLARVFGPPGAGGAPIGLGSVKSMLGHTMQAAGIAGLIKAALAVHDRILPPTLHLDEPHEGMARTRMRPVTEAEPWDAGRAPLRAGVNAFGFGGINAHVILEEAPGGRPAAAPPAPHTSPLRTAEPERTVLLAAHSPAELAEQLRKLGEGVGEEAGGAGTGVPMGDGPCRLALLGPTPQRRALAAKILARGLPWRGRGEVWFTPSPFFGPYAREAGARLAFVFPGLEAEPPPRVDDIADRMSLPRPAVSGGSGLVERAVDSLAVGRLLARALDRLGVTPDLLTGHSLGEWTAMVVAGMYPPQAVDTFLGSLRPGSLAVPDLVYAALGCGAAQAAAALEGLERVAVSHDNCPHQSVICGAPGPLAEAVRRLAAQGVRAQEMPFRSGFHTPMWAPYLDQVGAAFDALPLRDPQVPVWSATTVAPFPDDPSEVRALVLRHLLEPVRFQHLTRRLYETGVRAFVQVGAGSLTGFIGDTLHGEDHLAVAAAGTRGGGGAQLVQTAAALWAEGIAPRWEELAPSAGGALGAGRAVAVERALASDGALAVGRALAVGRALAVDRATAPDRAGGPEGAAGRDHAAGRVGATGPTGAGAAVRLDLGSPLVLLGGAAAPEGLLFASAGPPPPPNPPPPPPPKGEEGEGAGERCPAQPEAVRRERRRTQEEAVVRERCRTPGRPSRTPYGRPWTPSSPKPGPPPAR encoded by the coding sequence ATGAGTGACACCGGTGCCCGGCGGACCGGACCCCGCCCTACGGACGCCGCGATCGTCGGCATGGGGGCGCTCTTCCCCGGTGCCGGTGATCTCGCCGCGTACCGGCGCAACCTGCTGGCCGGCCGGGACTGCATCACGGAGGTGCCGCCCGGCCGCTGGGACCCCGAGGTCTACTACGATCCGCACGCCGCCGAGGGTCCCGCCCGCAGCGACCGCTTCTACTGCCGGCGGGGCGGTTTCCTGGACGACCTCGCGGCCTTCGACCCCACCCGCTTCGGCATCATGCCCGCCACCGTTCCGGGAGCCGAACCCGACCAACTGCTCGCCCTGCGCGTCATCGCCGACGCCATCGCCGACGCGGGCGGCCAGGAGCGGCTGCCCGCCGACCGTTCCCGTATCGGGGTCATACTCGGCCGCGGCGGCTTCATGGGCGTGGCCACCGCCCGGCTCGACCAGCGGGTCCGTACCGCCCACCAGCTCGCCGCCACGCTGCGCCAACTCGCCCCGGAACTGGGGGAGTCCAAGATCACCGCGGTGCGCAACGCCTTCCAGGAGGGCCTGGGCCCCGAGTCGCCGGAGGCGTCCATCGGCCTGGTGCCCAGCTTCACCGCCGCCCGGACCGCCAACCGGCTGGACTTCCGCGGACCCGCCTACACCCTCGACGCGGCCTGCGCCTCCTCGCTGCTGGCCGTGGCCCAGGCCGTCGACCTGCTGGCCGCCGGGCGCTGCGACAGCGTGGTCGCCGGAGCCGTGCACCACTGCCATATCGCCACCCTGTGGAGCGTCTTCACCCAGCTGCGTGCCCTGAGCCCCACCCAGTGCATCCGTCCCTTCGACCGCCGGGCCGACGGCACGCTGCTGTCCGAAGGCACCGGCGTCGTCGTCCTCAAACGCCTGGCCGACGCCGAACGCGACGGGGACCGGGTCTACGCGGTCATCCGCGGGGCGGGGGTGGCGGGGGACGGACGCGCGTCGAGCCTGATGAACCCCCGGACGGAGGGGCAGACCAGAGCGCTGCAACAGGCCTGGAGCAGCGCCGGCCTCGATCCGGAACACCCCGCCGCGCTCGGCCTGCTGGAGGCGCACGGCACCGGAACGCCGGTCGGTGACGCCGCCGAACTGGACACCCTGGCCCGGGTGTTCGGCCCTCCTGGCGCGGGCGGGGCGCCGATCGGTCTGGGCTCGGTGAAGTCGATGCTCGGCCACACCATGCAGGCCGCCGGGATCGCCGGACTGATCAAGGCCGCCCTCGCCGTGCACGACCGCATCCTGCCGCCGACCCTGCATCTGGACGAACCGCACGAGGGCATGGCGCGGACCCGGATGCGTCCGGTCACCGAGGCCGAACCCTGGGACGCCGGAAGGGCACCCTTACGGGCCGGGGTCAATGCCTTCGGCTTCGGCGGGATCAACGCCCACGTCATCCTGGAGGAAGCCCCGGGAGGCCGGCCCGCCGCCGCGCCGCCCGCGCCCCACACCTCCCCGCTGCGGACGGCGGAGCCGGAGCGCACCGTACTGCTCGCCGCGCACTCTCCCGCCGAACTGGCGGAGCAATTACGGAAGCTGGGAGAGGGGGTGGGCGAGGAGGCGGGGGGCGCGGGCACCGGCGTCCCCATGGGCGACGGCCCTTGCCGTCTCGCTCTCCTCGGTCCCACCCCGCAGCGCCGCGCCCTGGCCGCCAAGATCCTCGCCCGGGGACTGCCCTGGCGGGGGCGCGGTGAGGTGTGGTTCACGCCGAGCCCGTTCTTCGGGCCGTACGCGCGGGAGGCGGGAGCGCGGCTCGCGTTCGTCTTTCCGGGGCTGGAGGCGGAGCCGCCGCCGCGCGTGGACGACATCGCCGACCGGATGTCGCTGCCGCGCCCCGCGGTCTCCGGGGGCAGCGGTCTGGTCGAGCGGGCCGTCGACTCCCTCGCCGTCGGCCGGCTGCTCGCCCGCGCCCTGGACCGACTGGGCGTCACCCCCGATCTGCTGACCGGCCACAGCCTCGGGGAGTGGACGGCCATGGTGGTCGCCGGAATGTACCCGCCGCAGGCCGTGGACACCTTCCTCGGCTCGCTGCGGCCCGGTTCCCTCGCGGTGCCCGACCTGGTCTACGCGGCCCTGGGGTGCGGTGCCGCACAGGCGGCCGCGGCGCTGGAAGGCCTGGAAAGGGTGGCGGTCAGCCACGACAACTGCCCGCACCAGTCGGTGATCTGCGGAGCCCCGGGACCGCTGGCCGAGGCCGTCCGCAGACTCGCCGCACAGGGCGTACGGGCCCAGGAGATGCCCTTCCGCTCCGGCTTCCACACGCCGATGTGGGCGCCCTACCTCGACCAGGTCGGCGCGGCCTTCGACGCCTTGCCGCTGCGGGACCCGCAGGTGCCCGTCTGGTCGGCGACGACCGTCGCGCCCTTCCCCGACGACCCCTCGGAGGTCCGTGCGCTGGTGCTGCGGCACCTTCTGGAGCCGGTCCGCTTCCAGCACCTGACCAGGCGGCTGTACGAGACGGGCGTACGCGCCTTCGTCCAGGTCGGTGCCGGCAGTCTTACCGGCTTCATCGGCGACACCCTCCACGGGGAGGACCATCTCGCCGTGGCGGCGGCCGGCACCCGCGGCGGGGGAGGGGCACAACTGGTGCAGACCGCGGCCGCGTTGTGGGCCGAGGGGATCGCTCCACGCTGGGAAGAGCTGGCTCCTTCGGCCGGCGGTGCTCTGGGGGCGGGGCGCGCCGTCGCCGTGGAGCGTGCCCTGGCTTCGGACGGAGCCCTGGCTGTGGGCCGAGCCCTGGCCGTGGGCCGCGCGCTCGCCGTGGACCGTGCCACGGCCCCGGACCGCGCCGGGGGACCGGAGGGAGCCGCGGGCCGGGACCACGCCGCGGGCCGGGTGGGAGCCACGGGCCCGACCGGAGCCGGCGCAGCTGTCCGCCTCGATCTCGGGTCGCCGCTGGTCCTCTTGGGCGGGGCGGCGGCTCCGGAGGGACTGCTTTTCGCGTCCGCCGGCCCTCCCCCACCCCCGAACCCACCCCCGCCCCCTCCCCCGAAGGGGGAGGAGGGGGAGGGGGCGGGGGAGCGCTGCCCGGCGCAGCCGGAGGCGGTGCGGAGGGAGCGCCGGCGGACACAGGAGGAGGCGGTGGTGAGGGAGCGCTGCCGCACCCCCGGCCGTCCGTCGCGGACCCCGTACGGCAGGCCCTGGACGCCGTCCTCGCCGAAACCCGGGCCGCCACCCGCACGGTAG